In Phocoena sinus isolate mPhoSin1 chromosome 10, mPhoSin1.pri, whole genome shotgun sequence, a single genomic region encodes these proteins:
- the PLXNB2 gene encoding plexin-B2 isoform X1: protein MALQLWTLTILGLAGTSASLRSRKLDYFRSETELNHLVVDEVSGVVYVGAVNALYQLSADLQLEQRAATGPALDNKKCTPPIEASQCHEAVQTDNVNQLLLLDAPRDRLIECGSLFKGICALRSLSNISSLLFYEDGSGEKSFVASNDESVATVGLVSMTRPRGERVLFVGKGNGPHDNGIIVSTRLLDRTEGREAFEAYTDHATYKAGYLSTNTQQFVAAFEDGPYVFFVFNQQDKHPARNRTLLARMCKDDPFYYSYLEVDLRCLAPDDTRVPAFGTCLAASVARPGATGVLYTVFSTDGRGGGGPRAGLCLFPLDEVHSKMETSRDACYTGTREAGRDTFYKPFHGEIQCGGHGSGASESFPCGSEHLPYPLGSRDGLSAVAVLHRGGLNLTAVTVTTENGHTIAFLGTSDGRVLKVYLAPDGSSAEYGSVLVEINKRIKRDLVLAADLASLYAMTQDKVFRLPVQECESFSTCAQCRSSQDPYCGWCVVEGRCTRRAECPRAEESGHWLWSRSEACVAVTETQPQNMSRRAQGEVHLTVSPLPALSEEDKLLCLFGESPPHVASMQGGAVVCNSPSSIPSTPPGQDHVAVTIQLLFKRGNVFLTSHLYPFYDCRVAMSLEENLPCISCASNRWTCQWDLRYHECREASPNPEDGIVRAHMEDDCPQFLNPSPLVIPMNHETAVTFQGKNLDTVKGSSLRVGSDLLKFEEPVSTQEQGTFSFRTPKLSHDANETLPLHLYVKSYGKNIDSRLQVTLYNCSFGRSDCSLCLAADPVYRCVWCSGQSRCVYAALCGNATSECPPPVITRIQPETGPLGGGIRVTILGSNLGVRADDVKRVTVAGRSCAFEPERYSVSTRIVCTIEAAEAPFTGGVEVDISGKLGHSPPHVQFTYQQPQPLSVEPKQGPQAGGTMLTINGTHLDTGSEEDMRVTLNDIPCKVTQFGAQLQCVTGPQAAPGELPLKIYYGGSAVPSPGVTFTYRENPVLRAFEPLRSFVSGGRSINVTGQGFSLIQKFAMVVIAEPLQSWRRRREAGPLQPVTVVGREYVFCSDSKVVFLSPAVPEEPEAYNLTALIQMDGHQALLRTEAGAFEYVADPTFENFTGGVKKQVNKLIHARGTNLNKAMTIHEAEAFVGAERCIMKTLTETDLYCEPPEVQPPPKRRQKRDTTHNLPEFIVKFGSREWVLGRVEYDTRVSDVPLSLILPLVIVPMVAVIAVSVYCYWRKSQQAEREYEKIKSQLEGLEESVRDRCKKEFTDLMIEMEDQTNDVHEAGIPVLDYKTYTDRVFFLPSKDGDKDVMITGKLDIPESRRPLVEQALYQFSNLLNSKCFLINFIHTLENQREFSARAKVYFASLLTVALHGKLEYYTDIMRTLFLELMEQYVVAKNPKLMLRRSETVVERMLSNWMSICLYQYLKDSAGEPLYKLFKAIKHQVEKGPVDAVQKKAKYTLNDTGLLGDDVEYAPLMVSVIVQDEGVDAIPVKVLNCDTISQVKEKIIDQVYRTQPCSRWPKADSVVLEWRPGSTAQILSDLDLTSQREGRWKRVNTLMHYNVRDGATLILSKAGVSQQPEDSQQDLPGERHALLEEENRVWHLVRPTDEVDEGKSKRGSVKEKERTKAITEIYLTRLLSVKGTLQQFVDNFFQSVLAPGHAVPPAVKYFFDFLDEQAEKHDIKDEDTIHIWKTNSLPLRFWVNILKNPHFIFDVHVHEVVDASLSVIAQTFMDACTRTEHKLSRDSPSNKLLYAKEISTYKKMVEDYYKGIRQMVQVSDQDMNTHLAEISRAHTDSLNTLVALHQLYQYTQKYYDEIINALEEDPAAQKMQLAFRLQQIAAALENKVTDL from the exons ATGGCGCTGCAGCTCTGGACCCTGACCATCCTGGGCCTGGCGGGCACGAGTGCAAGCCTGCGGTCCCGCAAGCTGGACTACTTCCGCAGCGAAACAGAGCTGAACCACCTGGTGGTGGACGAGGTGTCGGGCGTGGTGTATGTGGGGGCGGTGAACGCGCTCTACCAGCTGAGTGCCGACCTGCAGCTGGAGCAGCGGGCGGCCACGGGCCCGGCCCTGGACAACAAGAAGTGCACGCCGCCCATCGAGGCGAGCCAGTGCCACGAGGCCGTGCAGACTGACAACGTCAACCAGCTCCTGCTGCTCGACGCCCCCCGGGACCGCCTCATCGAGTGCGGCAGCCTCTTCAAGGGCATCTGCGCCCTGCGTTCCCTGAGCAACATCTCCTCGCTCCTCTTCTACGAGGACGGCAGTGGCGAGAAGTCCTTCGTGGCCAGCAACGACGAGAGCGTGGCCACCGTGGGGCTGGTGAGCATGACGCGCCCGCGCGGCGAGCGCGTGCTCTTTGTGGGCAAGGGCAACGGGCCCCATGACAACGGCATCATCGTGAGCACACGCCTGCTGGACCGGACGGAGGGCAGGGAGGCCTTTGAGGCCTACACGGACCACGCCACCTATAAGGCTGGCTACCTGTCCACAAACACACAGCAGTTCGTGGCTGCCTTCGAGGACGGCCCCTACGTCTTCTTCGTCTTCAACCAGCAGGACAAGCACCCGGCCCGGAACCGCACGCTGCTGGCGCGTATGTGCAAGGACGACCCGTTCTACTACTCCTACCTGGAGGTGGACCTGCGCTGCCTGGCCCCCGACGACACCCGGGTCCCCGCCTTCGGCACCTGCCTGGCGGCCTCCGTGGCCCGGCCAGGCGCGACTGGGGTGCTCTACACTGTCTTCAGCACAGATGGCCGGGGTGGCGGGGGGCCACGGGCGGGCCTCTGCCTGTTCCCACTGGACGAGGTCCACAGCAAGATGGAGACCAGCCGCGACGCCTGCTACACGGGCACCCGGGAGGCAGGCCGGGACACCTTCTACAAGCCCTTCCACGGCGAGATCCAGTGTGGTGGCCACGGGTCG GGTGCCAGCGAGAGTTTCCCGTGTGGCTCAGAGCACCTGCCCTACCCGCTGGGCAGCCGAGACGGACTCTCAGCTGTAGCCGTGCTGCACCGTGGAGGCCTGAACCTGACAGCTGTGACAGTGACGACCGAGAATGGCCACACCATCGCCTTCCTGGGCACCTCGGACGGCCGGGTCCTCAAG GTGTACCTCGCTCCAGATGGCAGCTCCGCGGAGTATGGCTCTGTCCTTGTGGAGATCAACAAGAGAATCAAGAGGGACCTGGTGCTGGCCGCAGACCTGGCCAGTCTGTACGCCATGACCCAGGACAAG GTGTTCCGGCTCCCCGTGCAGGAGTGTGAGAGCTTTTCCACCTGCGCCCAGTGCCGCAGCTCACAGGACCCCTACTGCGGCTGGTGTGTCGTCGAGGGACG ATGCACCAGGAGGGCCGAGTGCCCGCGGGCCGAAGAGAGTGGCCACTGGCTGTGGAGCCGCAGTGAGGCCTGCGTGGCCGTCACCGAGACCCAGCCGCAGAACATGAGCCGCCGGGCGCAGGGAGAG GTGCACCTGACCGTCAGTCCCCTCCCGGCCCTGAGCGAGGAGGACAAGCTGCTGTGCCTCTTTGGTGAATCACCGCCACACGTGGCGAGCATGCAAGGGGGCGCCGTGGTCTGCAACTCCCCAAGCAGCATCCCCAGCACGCCGCCTGGCCAGG ATCACGTGGCTGTGACCATCCAGCTTCTCTTCAAACGCGGCAACGTCTTCCTGACCTCCCACCTGTACCCCTTCTACGACTGCCGAGTGGCCATGAGCCTGGAGGAGAACCTGCC GTGCATCTCCTGTGCCAGCAACCGCTGGACCTGCCAGTGGGACCTGCGCTACCATGAGTGTCGGGAGGCCTCGCCCAACCCTGAGGACGGCATCGTCCGTGCCCACATG GAGGACGACTGCCCCCAGTTCTTGAACCCCAGCCCGCTGGTCATTCCCATGAACCACGAGACGGCTGTGACCTTCCAGGGCAAGAACCTGGACACGGTGAAG GGCTCCTCCCTGCGTGTGGGCAGTGACCTGCTCAAGTTTGAGGAGCCAGTCAGCACACAGGAGCAAGGAACCTTCTCCTTTCGGACCCCAAAG CTCTCCCACGATGCCAACGAGACGCTGCCTCTGCATCTGTATGTCAAGTCCTACGGCAAGAATATCGACAGCCGGCTCCAAG TGACCCTCTACAACTGCTCCTTCGGCCGCAGCGACTGCAGCCTGTGCCTGGCCGCTGACCCCGTCTACAGGTGTGTGTGGTGCAGCGGGCAGAGCAGGTGTGTGTACGCGGCCCTGTGTGGCAACGCCACCTCCGAGTGCCCACCGCCCGTCATCACCAGG ATCCAGCCTGAGACTGGTCCGCTAGGCGGAGGCATTCGCGTCACCATCCTCGGGTCAAATCTGGGGGTCAGAGCAGACGACGTGAAGAGGGTCACCGTGGCTGGCAGGAGCTGTGCCTTTGAGCCAGAACGCTACTCCGTGTCCACGCG GATCGTGTGCACCATCGAGGCTGCAGAGGCGCCCTTCACGGGGGGCGTCGAGGTGGACATCAGCGGGAAGCTCGGCCATTCGCCTCCCCATGTCCAATTCACCTATCAG cagccccagcccctcagTGTGGAGCCAAAGCAGGGGCCACAGGCGGGCGGCACCATGTTGACCATCAATGGCACCCACCTGGACACAGGCTCTGAGGAAGACATGCGGGTGACCCTCAATGACATCCCTTGTAAAGT gacGCAGTTTGGGGCACAGCTTCAGTGTGTCACCGGCCCCCAGGCGGCTCCGGGAGAGCTGCCCCTGAAGATTTACTATGGGGGCTCCGCGGTGCCCAGCCCGGGCGTCACCTTCACCTACCGTGAGAACCCAGTCCTGCGGGCCTTCGAGCCGCTGCGGAGCTTTGTCAG tgGTGGCCGGAGCATCAACGTCACAGGACAGGGCTTCAGCCTGATCCAGAAATTCGCCATGGTGGTCATAGCCGAGCCCCTGCAGTCCTGGAGGCGGCGGCGGGAGGCCGGACCCCTGCAGCCCGTGACG GTCGTGGGCAGGGAGTACGTGTTCTGCAGTGACTCCAAGGTCGTGTTCTTGTCCCCGGCCGTCCCCGAGGAGCCCGAGGCCTACAACCTCACAGCGCTCATTCAGATGGATGGGCACCAAGCCCTGCTCAGGACTGAGGCTGGTGCCTTTGAGTACGTCGCCGACCCCACCTTCGAGAACTTCACAGGGGGCGTCAAGAAGCAGGTCAACAAGCTCATTCACGCGCGG ggcACCAATCTGAACAAGGCGATGACGATTCACGAGGCCGAGGCCTTCGTGGGTGCCGAGCGGTGCATCATGAAGACACTGACGGAGACCGATCTGTACTGTGAGCCCCCAGAGGTGCAGCCCCCTCCCAAGCGGCGGCAGAAGCGGGACACGACCCACAACCTGCCTGAGTTCATT GTGAAGTTTGGCTCCCGGGAGTGGGTGCTGGGCCGCGTGGAGTATGACACGCGTGTGAGTGACGTGCCGCTCAGCCTCATCCTGCCGCTGGTCATCGTGCCCATGGTGGCCGTCATTGCCGTGTCTGTCTACTGCTACTG GAGGAAGAGCCAACAGGCAGAGCGCGAGTACGAGAAGATCAAGTCCCAGCTGGAGGGCTTGGAGGAGAGCGTGCGTGACCGCTGCAAGAAGGAGTTCACAG ACCTGATGATTGAGATGGAGGACCAGACCAACGACGTGCACGAGGCAGGCATCCCCGTGCTGGACTACAAGACCTACACCGACCGCGTCTTCTTCCTGCCCTCCAAGGACGGCGACAAGGACGTGATGATCACGGGCAAGCTGGACATCCCTGAGTCACGGCGGCCCTTGGTGGAGCAGGCGCTCTACCAGTTCTCCAACCTGCTCAACAGCAAGTGCTTCCTCATCAAC TTCATCCACACCTTGGAGAACCAGCGGGAGTTCTCGGCGCGCGCCAAGGTCTACTTTGCGTCGCTGCTGACGGTGGCGCTGCACGGGAAGCTGGAGTACTACACGGACATCATGCGCACGCTCTTCCTGGAGCTCATGGAGCAGTATGTGGTGGCCAAGAACCCCAAGCTGATGCTGCGCAG GTCAGAGACAGTGGTGGAGAGGATGCTGTCTAATTGGATGTCCATCTGCCTGTACCAGTATCTGAAG GACAGCGCAGGGGAGCCGCTGTACAAGCTCTTCAAGGCCATCAAGCATCAGGTGGAGAAGGGGCCGGTGGATGCTGTGCAGAAGAAAGCCAAATACACCCTCAACGACACAGGGCTGCTGGGGGACGACGTGGAGTATGCACCCCTG ATGGTGAGCGTGATCGTCCAGGACGAAGGGGTCGACGCCATCCCTGTCAAGGTCCTCAACTGTGACACCATCTCCCAGGTCAAGGAGAAGATCATTGACCAGGTGTACCGCACGCAGCCTTGCTCCCGCTGGCCCAAGGCTGACAGTGTGGTCCTCG AGTGGCGTCCTGGGTCCACAGCCCAGATCCTGTCAGACCTGGACCTGACCTCTCAGCGGGAGGGCCGGTGGAAGCGCGTCAACACGCTGATGCACTACAAC GTCCGGGATGGAGCCACTCTCATCCTGTCGAAGGCGGGggtctcccagcagcctgaggaCAGCCAGCAGGACCTGCCTGGGGAGC gcCACGCCCTCCTGGAGGAGGAGAACCGGGTGTGGCACCTGGTGCGGCCAACGGACGAGGTGGACGAAGGCAAGTCCAAGCGTGGCAGCGTGAAGGAAAAGGAGCGCACCAAGGCCATCACCGAGATCTACCTGACCCGCCTGCTCTCGGTCAAG GGCACGCTGCAGCAGTTCGTGGACAACTTCTTCCAGAGCGTGCTGGCGCCTGGCCACGCGGTGCCGCCCGCGGTCAAGTACTTCTTCGACTTCCTGGACGAGCAGGCGGAAAAGCACGACATCAAGGACGAGGACACCATCCACATCTGGAAGACCAACAG TTTACCTCTCCGGTTCTGGGTGAACATCCTCAAGAACCCCCATTTCATCTTTGACGTGCACGTCCACGAGGTGGTGGACGCCTCCCTGTCGGTCATCGCACAGACCTTCATGGACGCCTGCACACGTACAGAGCACAAGCTGAGCCGC GACTCTCCCAGCAACAAGCTACTCTACGCCAAGGAGATCTCCACCTATaagaagatggtggagga ctaCTACAAGGGGATCAGACAGATGGTGCAGGTCAGCGACCAGGACATGAACACACACCTGGCAGAGATTTCCCGG GCGCACACGGACTCCCTGAACACCCTCGTGGCCCTGCACCAGCTCTACCAGTACACGCAGAAGTACTACGACGAG ATCATCAACGCCCTGGAGGAGGATCCCGCCGCCCAGAAGATGCAGCTGGCCTTCCGCCTGCAGCAGATCGCGGCTGCGCTTGAGAACAAGGTCACGGACCTCTGA
- the PLXNB2 gene encoding plexin-B2 isoform X2: MALQLWTLTILGLAGTSASLRSRKLDYFRSETELNHLVVDEVSGVVYVGAVNALYQLSADLQLEQRAATGPALDNKKCTPPIEASQCHEAVQTDNVNQLLLLDAPRDRLIECGSLFKGICALRSLSNISSLLFYEDGSGEKSFVASNDESVATVGLVSMTRPRGERVLFVGKGNGPHDNGIIVSTRLLDRTEGREAFEAYTDHATYKAGYLSTNTQQFVAAFEDGPYVFFVFNQQDKHPARNRTLLARMCKDDPFYYSYLEVDLRCLAPDDTRVPAFGTCLAASVARPGATGVLYTVFSTDGRGGGGPRAGLCLFPLDEVHSKMETSRDACYTGTREAGRDTFYKPFHGEIQCGGHGSGASESFPCGSEHLPYPLGSRDGLSAVAVLHRGGLNLTAVTVTTENGHTIAFLGTSDGRVLKVYLAPDGSSAEYGSVLVEINKRIKRDLVLAADLASLYAMTQDKVFRLPVQECESFSTCAQCRSSQDPYCGWCVVEGRCTRRAECPRAEESGHWLWSRSEACVAVTETQPQNMSRRAQGEVHLTVSPLPALSEEDKLLCLFGESPPHVASMQGGAVVCNSPSSIPSTPPGQDHVAVTIQLLFKRGNVFLTSHLYPFYDCRVAMSLEENLPCISCASNRWTCQWDLRYHECREASPNPEDGIVRAHMEDDCPQFLNPSPLVIPMNHETAVTFQGKNLDTVKGSSLRVGSDLLKFEEPVSTQEQGTFSFRTPKLSHDANETLPLHLYVKSYGKNIDSRLQVTLYNCSFGRSDCSLCLAADPVYRCVWCSGQSRCVYAALCGNATSECPPPVITRIQPETGPLGGGIRVTILGSNLGVRADDVKRVTVAGRSCAFEPERYSVSTRIVCTIEAAEAPFTGGVEVDISGKLGHSPPHVQFTYQPQPLSVEPKQGPQAGGTMLTINGTHLDTGSEEDMRVTLNDIPCKVTQFGAQLQCVTGPQAAPGELPLKIYYGGSAVPSPGVTFTYRENPVLRAFEPLRSFVSGGRSINVTGQGFSLIQKFAMVVIAEPLQSWRRRREAGPLQPVTVVGREYVFCSDSKVVFLSPAVPEEPEAYNLTALIQMDGHQALLRTEAGAFEYVADPTFENFTGGVKKQVNKLIHARGTNLNKAMTIHEAEAFVGAERCIMKTLTETDLYCEPPEVQPPPKRRQKRDTTHNLPEFIVKFGSREWVLGRVEYDTRVSDVPLSLILPLVIVPMVAVIAVSVYCYWRKSQQAEREYEKIKSQLEGLEESVRDRCKKEFTDLMIEMEDQTNDVHEAGIPVLDYKTYTDRVFFLPSKDGDKDVMITGKLDIPESRRPLVEQALYQFSNLLNSKCFLINFIHTLENQREFSARAKVYFASLLTVALHGKLEYYTDIMRTLFLELMEQYVVAKNPKLMLRRSETVVERMLSNWMSICLYQYLKDSAGEPLYKLFKAIKHQVEKGPVDAVQKKAKYTLNDTGLLGDDVEYAPLMVSVIVQDEGVDAIPVKVLNCDTISQVKEKIIDQVYRTQPCSRWPKADSVVLEWRPGSTAQILSDLDLTSQREGRWKRVNTLMHYNVRDGATLILSKAGVSQQPEDSQQDLPGERHALLEEENRVWHLVRPTDEVDEGKSKRGSVKEKERTKAITEIYLTRLLSVKGTLQQFVDNFFQSVLAPGHAVPPAVKYFFDFLDEQAEKHDIKDEDTIHIWKTNSLPLRFWVNILKNPHFIFDVHVHEVVDASLSVIAQTFMDACTRTEHKLSRDSPSNKLLYAKEISTYKKMVEDYYKGIRQMVQVSDQDMNTHLAEISRAHTDSLNTLVALHQLYQYTQKYYDEIINALEEDPAAQKMQLAFRLQQIAAALENKVTDL, encoded by the exons ATGGCGCTGCAGCTCTGGACCCTGACCATCCTGGGCCTGGCGGGCACGAGTGCAAGCCTGCGGTCCCGCAAGCTGGACTACTTCCGCAGCGAAACAGAGCTGAACCACCTGGTGGTGGACGAGGTGTCGGGCGTGGTGTATGTGGGGGCGGTGAACGCGCTCTACCAGCTGAGTGCCGACCTGCAGCTGGAGCAGCGGGCGGCCACGGGCCCGGCCCTGGACAACAAGAAGTGCACGCCGCCCATCGAGGCGAGCCAGTGCCACGAGGCCGTGCAGACTGACAACGTCAACCAGCTCCTGCTGCTCGACGCCCCCCGGGACCGCCTCATCGAGTGCGGCAGCCTCTTCAAGGGCATCTGCGCCCTGCGTTCCCTGAGCAACATCTCCTCGCTCCTCTTCTACGAGGACGGCAGTGGCGAGAAGTCCTTCGTGGCCAGCAACGACGAGAGCGTGGCCACCGTGGGGCTGGTGAGCATGACGCGCCCGCGCGGCGAGCGCGTGCTCTTTGTGGGCAAGGGCAACGGGCCCCATGACAACGGCATCATCGTGAGCACACGCCTGCTGGACCGGACGGAGGGCAGGGAGGCCTTTGAGGCCTACACGGACCACGCCACCTATAAGGCTGGCTACCTGTCCACAAACACACAGCAGTTCGTGGCTGCCTTCGAGGACGGCCCCTACGTCTTCTTCGTCTTCAACCAGCAGGACAAGCACCCGGCCCGGAACCGCACGCTGCTGGCGCGTATGTGCAAGGACGACCCGTTCTACTACTCCTACCTGGAGGTGGACCTGCGCTGCCTGGCCCCCGACGACACCCGGGTCCCCGCCTTCGGCACCTGCCTGGCGGCCTCCGTGGCCCGGCCAGGCGCGACTGGGGTGCTCTACACTGTCTTCAGCACAGATGGCCGGGGTGGCGGGGGGCCACGGGCGGGCCTCTGCCTGTTCCCACTGGACGAGGTCCACAGCAAGATGGAGACCAGCCGCGACGCCTGCTACACGGGCACCCGGGAGGCAGGCCGGGACACCTTCTACAAGCCCTTCCACGGCGAGATCCAGTGTGGTGGCCACGGGTCG GGTGCCAGCGAGAGTTTCCCGTGTGGCTCAGAGCACCTGCCCTACCCGCTGGGCAGCCGAGACGGACTCTCAGCTGTAGCCGTGCTGCACCGTGGAGGCCTGAACCTGACAGCTGTGACAGTGACGACCGAGAATGGCCACACCATCGCCTTCCTGGGCACCTCGGACGGCCGGGTCCTCAAG GTGTACCTCGCTCCAGATGGCAGCTCCGCGGAGTATGGCTCTGTCCTTGTGGAGATCAACAAGAGAATCAAGAGGGACCTGGTGCTGGCCGCAGACCTGGCCAGTCTGTACGCCATGACCCAGGACAAG GTGTTCCGGCTCCCCGTGCAGGAGTGTGAGAGCTTTTCCACCTGCGCCCAGTGCCGCAGCTCACAGGACCCCTACTGCGGCTGGTGTGTCGTCGAGGGACG ATGCACCAGGAGGGCCGAGTGCCCGCGGGCCGAAGAGAGTGGCCACTGGCTGTGGAGCCGCAGTGAGGCCTGCGTGGCCGTCACCGAGACCCAGCCGCAGAACATGAGCCGCCGGGCGCAGGGAGAG GTGCACCTGACCGTCAGTCCCCTCCCGGCCCTGAGCGAGGAGGACAAGCTGCTGTGCCTCTTTGGTGAATCACCGCCACACGTGGCGAGCATGCAAGGGGGCGCCGTGGTCTGCAACTCCCCAAGCAGCATCCCCAGCACGCCGCCTGGCCAGG ATCACGTGGCTGTGACCATCCAGCTTCTCTTCAAACGCGGCAACGTCTTCCTGACCTCCCACCTGTACCCCTTCTACGACTGCCGAGTGGCCATGAGCCTGGAGGAGAACCTGCC GTGCATCTCCTGTGCCAGCAACCGCTGGACCTGCCAGTGGGACCTGCGCTACCATGAGTGTCGGGAGGCCTCGCCCAACCCTGAGGACGGCATCGTCCGTGCCCACATG GAGGACGACTGCCCCCAGTTCTTGAACCCCAGCCCGCTGGTCATTCCCATGAACCACGAGACGGCTGTGACCTTCCAGGGCAAGAACCTGGACACGGTGAAG GGCTCCTCCCTGCGTGTGGGCAGTGACCTGCTCAAGTTTGAGGAGCCAGTCAGCACACAGGAGCAAGGAACCTTCTCCTTTCGGACCCCAAAG CTCTCCCACGATGCCAACGAGACGCTGCCTCTGCATCTGTATGTCAAGTCCTACGGCAAGAATATCGACAGCCGGCTCCAAG TGACCCTCTACAACTGCTCCTTCGGCCGCAGCGACTGCAGCCTGTGCCTGGCCGCTGACCCCGTCTACAGGTGTGTGTGGTGCAGCGGGCAGAGCAGGTGTGTGTACGCGGCCCTGTGTGGCAACGCCACCTCCGAGTGCCCACCGCCCGTCATCACCAGG ATCCAGCCTGAGACTGGTCCGCTAGGCGGAGGCATTCGCGTCACCATCCTCGGGTCAAATCTGGGGGTCAGAGCAGACGACGTGAAGAGGGTCACCGTGGCTGGCAGGAGCTGTGCCTTTGAGCCAGAACGCTACTCCGTGTCCACGCG GATCGTGTGCACCATCGAGGCTGCAGAGGCGCCCTTCACGGGGGGCGTCGAGGTGGACATCAGCGGGAAGCTCGGCCATTCGCCTCCCCATGTCCAATTCACCTATCAG ccccagcccctcagTGTGGAGCCAAAGCAGGGGCCACAGGCGGGCGGCACCATGTTGACCATCAATGGCACCCACCTGGACACAGGCTCTGAGGAAGACATGCGGGTGACCCTCAATGACATCCCTTGTAAAGT gacGCAGTTTGGGGCACAGCTTCAGTGTGTCACCGGCCCCCAGGCGGCTCCGGGAGAGCTGCCCCTGAAGATTTACTATGGGGGCTCCGCGGTGCCCAGCCCGGGCGTCACCTTCACCTACCGTGAGAACCCAGTCCTGCGGGCCTTCGAGCCGCTGCGGAGCTTTGTCAG tgGTGGCCGGAGCATCAACGTCACAGGACAGGGCTTCAGCCTGATCCAGAAATTCGCCATGGTGGTCATAGCCGAGCCCCTGCAGTCCTGGAGGCGGCGGCGGGAGGCCGGACCCCTGCAGCCCGTGACG GTCGTGGGCAGGGAGTACGTGTTCTGCAGTGACTCCAAGGTCGTGTTCTTGTCCCCGGCCGTCCCCGAGGAGCCCGAGGCCTACAACCTCACAGCGCTCATTCAGATGGATGGGCACCAAGCCCTGCTCAGGACTGAGGCTGGTGCCTTTGAGTACGTCGCCGACCCCACCTTCGAGAACTTCACAGGGGGCGTCAAGAAGCAGGTCAACAAGCTCATTCACGCGCGG ggcACCAATCTGAACAAGGCGATGACGATTCACGAGGCCGAGGCCTTCGTGGGTGCCGAGCGGTGCATCATGAAGACACTGACGGAGACCGATCTGTACTGTGAGCCCCCAGAGGTGCAGCCCCCTCCCAAGCGGCGGCAGAAGCGGGACACGACCCACAACCTGCCTGAGTTCATT GTGAAGTTTGGCTCCCGGGAGTGGGTGCTGGGCCGCGTGGAGTATGACACGCGTGTGAGTGACGTGCCGCTCAGCCTCATCCTGCCGCTGGTCATCGTGCCCATGGTGGCCGTCATTGCCGTGTCTGTCTACTGCTACTG GAGGAAGAGCCAACAGGCAGAGCGCGAGTACGAGAAGATCAAGTCCCAGCTGGAGGGCTTGGAGGAGAGCGTGCGTGACCGCTGCAAGAAGGAGTTCACAG ACCTGATGATTGAGATGGAGGACCAGACCAACGACGTGCACGAGGCAGGCATCCCCGTGCTGGACTACAAGACCTACACCGACCGCGTCTTCTTCCTGCCCTCCAAGGACGGCGACAAGGACGTGATGATCACGGGCAAGCTGGACATCCCTGAGTCACGGCGGCCCTTGGTGGAGCAGGCGCTCTACCAGTTCTCCAACCTGCTCAACAGCAAGTGCTTCCTCATCAAC TTCATCCACACCTTGGAGAACCAGCGGGAGTTCTCGGCGCGCGCCAAGGTCTACTTTGCGTCGCTGCTGACGGTGGCGCTGCACGGGAAGCTGGAGTACTACACGGACATCATGCGCACGCTCTTCCTGGAGCTCATGGAGCAGTATGTGGTGGCCAAGAACCCCAAGCTGATGCTGCGCAG GTCAGAGACAGTGGTGGAGAGGATGCTGTCTAATTGGATGTCCATCTGCCTGTACCAGTATCTGAAG GACAGCGCAGGGGAGCCGCTGTACAAGCTCTTCAAGGCCATCAAGCATCAGGTGGAGAAGGGGCCGGTGGATGCTGTGCAGAAGAAAGCCAAATACACCCTCAACGACACAGGGCTGCTGGGGGACGACGTGGAGTATGCACCCCTG ATGGTGAGCGTGATCGTCCAGGACGAAGGGGTCGACGCCATCCCTGTCAAGGTCCTCAACTGTGACACCATCTCCCAGGTCAAGGAGAAGATCATTGACCAGGTGTACCGCACGCAGCCTTGCTCCCGCTGGCCCAAGGCTGACAGTGTGGTCCTCG AGTGGCGTCCTGGGTCCACAGCCCAGATCCTGTCAGACCTGGACCTGACCTCTCAGCGGGAGGGCCGGTGGAAGCGCGTCAACACGCTGATGCACTACAAC GTCCGGGATGGAGCCACTCTCATCCTGTCGAAGGCGGGggtctcccagcagcctgaggaCAGCCAGCAGGACCTGCCTGGGGAGC gcCACGCCCTCCTGGAGGAGGAGAACCGGGTGTGGCACCTGGTGCGGCCAACGGACGAGGTGGACGAAGGCAAGTCCAAGCGTGGCAGCGTGAAGGAAAAGGAGCGCACCAAGGCCATCACCGAGATCTACCTGACCCGCCTGCTCTCGGTCAAG GGCACGCTGCAGCAGTTCGTGGACAACTTCTTCCAGAGCGTGCTGGCGCCTGGCCACGCGGTGCCGCCCGCGGTCAAGTACTTCTTCGACTTCCTGGACGAGCAGGCGGAAAAGCACGACATCAAGGACGAGGACACCATCCACATCTGGAAGACCAACAG TTTACCTCTCCGGTTCTGGGTGAACATCCTCAAGAACCCCCATTTCATCTTTGACGTGCACGTCCACGAGGTGGTGGACGCCTCCCTGTCGGTCATCGCACAGACCTTCATGGACGCCTGCACACGTACAGAGCACAAGCTGAGCCGC GACTCTCCCAGCAACAAGCTACTCTACGCCAAGGAGATCTCCACCTATaagaagatggtggagga ctaCTACAAGGGGATCAGACAGATGGTGCAGGTCAGCGACCAGGACATGAACACACACCTGGCAGAGATTTCCCGG GCGCACACGGACTCCCTGAACACCCTCGTGGCCCTGCACCAGCTCTACCAGTACACGCAGAAGTACTACGACGAG ATCATCAACGCCCTGGAGGAGGATCCCGCCGCCCAGAAGATGCAGCTGGCCTTCCGCCTGCAGCAGATCGCGGCTGCGCTTGAGAACAAGGTCACGGACCTCTGA